A single Pedobacter sp. PACM 27299 DNA region contains:
- a CDS encoding metal-dependent hydrolase family protein — MKYVFTIILLTMASMALGQPRAILINNVEIFNGKDEKTIIGNVLIEANLIKTVSTSPIAIIQSTNTQIIDGKGKFLMPGLIDAHIHLTMESIPLQLAMISDIGYVNLVAADAAKKQLFRGFTTGRDMGGASFSLMKAIDQGIINGPRIYPSGATISQTGGHGDFGMPTDVPKHTGAPLNYMEKSGMTIIADGADQVLMRAREQLRLGATQIKVMAGGGVASSYDPLDVSQFTEAEIKAAVDAADNWGTYVAVHAYTPKAIVAAVHAGVKCIEHAQLMDDATAKLLAQKGVWLSLQPFLDDADANPQPEGSENRKKQLEMTKGTDNAYALAKKYNIKTAWGTDCLFDAKLATRQGAQLAKLVRWYKPFEILRMATSTNAELLALCGKRNPYSEGKLGVIEQGAYADLLLVDGNPIKNIKLIENPEKNFIIIMKNGIIYKNMVSNKD; from the coding sequence ATGAAATACGTATTCACTATTATTCTATTAACAATGGCTAGCATGGCATTAGGACAGCCTAGAGCTATACTGATTAATAATGTAGAAATTTTTAACGGTAAAGATGAGAAAACCATCATCGGAAATGTATTGATCGAAGCTAATCTGATAAAAACCGTTTCTACCAGCCCTATTGCTATAATTCAAAGCACAAATACGCAAATTATTGATGGCAAGGGTAAGTTTTTAATGCCAGGATTAATCGATGCACACATTCACTTAACAATGGAATCAATTCCATTACAGCTTGCAATGATATCAGATATAGGATATGTTAACCTTGTTGCAGCAGATGCAGCCAAGAAACAACTATTTCGTGGATTCACGACAGGGCGTGACATGGGAGGAGCCTCATTTAGCCTCATGAAAGCGATAGATCAGGGAATAATTAATGGGCCTCGTATTTATCCAAGCGGTGCTACCATCTCCCAAACCGGTGGACATGGTGACTTTGGAATGCCTACAGATGTGCCAAAGCATACAGGCGCACCGTTAAATTATATGGAAAAATCTGGTATGACGATCATTGCTGATGGTGCCGATCAGGTTTTAATGCGGGCAAGGGAACAATTGCGTTTGGGTGCCACCCAAATCAAAGTTATGGCCGGCGGTGGTGTGGCCTCTAGCTATGATCCTTTGGACGTGTCCCAGTTTACAGAGGCAGAAATTAAGGCAGCTGTGGATGCAGCCGATAATTGGGGAACCTATGTCGCTGTGCATGCATATACACCAAAGGCTATTGTGGCGGCCGTACATGCCGGTGTAAAGTGCATAGAACACGCGCAATTGATGGATGATGCGACAGCGAAACTCCTTGCACAAAAGGGGGTATGGTTATCATTGCAGCCGTTTTTGGATGATGCTGATGCCAATCCCCAGCCTGAAGGATCAGAGAACAGAAAAAAGCAGTTGGAAATGACCAAAGGAACAGACAATGCATACGCGCTCGCAAAAAAATATAATATAAAAACAGCCTGGGGCACCGATTGCCTTTTTGATGCAAAACTGGCTACAAGGCAAGGTGCACAGCTTGCCAAACTTGTACGTTGGTACAAACCCTTCGAAATCTTAAGAATGGCTACTTCCACCAATGCGGAGTTGCTTGCTTTATGTGGTAAGCGTAACCCATATTCTGAAGGAAAACTTGGTGTTATTGAACAAGGCGCTTATGCTGACTTGCTACTAGTGGATGGAAACCCTATAAAAAATATAAAATTAATAGAAAATCCTGAAAAGAACTTCATTATCATTATGAAAAACGGCATTATTTATAAGAATATGGTTTCGAATAAGGACTAA
- a CDS encoding IS3 family transposase (programmed frameshift) has protein sequence MSRERKAYPKEFKLMSVELSNSRNDLTALAKELDIQVSLLYRWRKELSNKQSTSFPGNGKVILTETEQKLARLEKELRETQMERDILKKGHQHFLQERQQIFRFITDHSTLFPVGKMCLVLKVSRGGFYSWLKNIPSNRSIENNMLETEILQAFENSKKIYGSPRITQELHKKNIKVSRPRVARMMRKANLRSIVKKKFKVTTDSNHKFPVPENRLGRDFKPGILGAVWVSDITYIRTKQGWLYLTTVIDLGDRKVVGWALSTTMKAIDTTIPAFKMAQKNRPIIQELIFHSDRGVQYACNEFKGILEKNALIIRSMSRKGNCWDNAVAESFFKTLKTECIYQHKFINKEQAALVVFEYIETWYNRKRLHSALGYMSPQEFGQNLNKQNIAA, from the exons ATGTCCCGAGAAAGAAAAGCGTATCCAAAAGAGTTCAAGCTGATGAGTGTTGAACTGAGTAACAGCCGTAACGATTTGACAGCCCTTGCCAAAGAGTTAGATATCCAAGTCTCTTTATTGTATCGTTGGAGGAAGGAATTGTCAAACAAACAGAGCACTAGTTTTCCAGGGAATGGGAAAGTAATACTAACGGAAACCGAACAAAAGTTAGCCCGATTGGAAAAAGAACTTCGTGAAACACAAATGGAGCGAGATATATTAAAGA AAGGCCATCAGCATTTTCTCCAGGAGCGACAGCAAATATTCAGGTTCATAACGGATCATAGTACGTTATTTCCTGTCGGGAAAATGTGTTTAGTATTAAAGGTAAGTCGGGGTGGTTTTTATAGCTGGTTAAAGAATATTCCCTCAAACCGAAGTATTGAAAACAACATGCTTGAAACCGAGATTCTTCAGGCTTTTGAAAACAGTAAAAAAATATACGGAAGTCCTCGGATCACTCAGGAACTTCATAAAAAGAACATAAAAGTGTCCAGACCAAGAGTTGCCAGAATGATGAGAAAAGCGAATTTGAGAAGTATCGTAAAGAAGAAATTCAAAGTGACCACTGATTCCAACCATAAGTTCCCAGTACCGGAAAATAGGTTGGGCCGTGATTTTAAGCCAGGAATATTAGGTGCAGTTTGGGTATCGGACATCACCTACATTAGAACAAAGCAGGGCTGGCTATATTTGACCACCGTTATAGATCTGGGTGACAGAAAAGTGGTCGGCTGGGCATTAAGCACAACAATGAAGGCTATAGATACAACAATACCAGCATTTAAAATGGCACAAAAAAACAGACCTATCATTCAAGAGCTTATTTTCCACTCTGATCGCGGGGTTCAGTACGCCTGTAATGAATTTAAGGGCATATTGGAGAAAAATGCCTTGATCATCAGGAGTATGAGCAGAAAGGGTAATTGTTGGGACAATGCAGTCGCTGAGAGCTTCTTTAAAACACTTAAAACGGAATGTATATACCAACATAAGTTTATTAACAAAGAGCAGGCAGCACTCGTCGTATTTGAGTATATAGAAACATGGTATAATCGCAAAAGGCTACATTCAGCTTTGGGGTACATGTCCCCACAGGAATTTGGTCAAAACTTAAATAAACAAAATATTGCAGCTTAA
- a CDS encoding potassium channel family protein encodes MKRIINSVKDYWHSDTSFITLLVMLFFMVFIMPILLEGAVVDILVLNMLFLALYFIGIFSSEDRWNIYLSSFLFLAHLILLMIRFDDTPKEYYLVERLVGLVNMSLFIFINVRLLFRNAERNVFRVIGAVNVYLLFALMGAFAFEILKIQTGKSIAGNINLHNNDTDYAVYVYYSLVSLTTVGYGDIYPDGMASRMLSVLLSAVGILYPAVVIARLVTNNMVSNKKV; translated from the coding sequence TTGAAACGAATTATTAATAGTGTAAAGGATTATTGGCATTCAGACACCAGCTTTATCACATTATTGGTAATGCTCTTTTTTATGGTATTTATTATGCCCATTTTGCTAGAGGGAGCAGTAGTAGATATTTTGGTTTTAAATATGTTATTCCTCGCACTCTACTTTATTGGGATTTTTTCAAGCGAAGATAGGTGGAACATATATTTATCGTCATTTCTGTTCTTGGCGCATTTGATTTTGCTCATGATTAGATTTGACGATACGCCTAAGGAATACTATTTAGTGGAGCGTTTAGTTGGGCTTGTGAATATGAGTTTGTTCATTTTTATTAATGTTAGGCTGTTGTTTCGAAATGCAGAGCGTAATGTCTTCAGAGTGATAGGAGCAGTGAATGTTTATCTCTTATTTGCCTTAATGGGCGCGTTTGCTTTTGAGATTTTAAAAATTCAAACCGGTAAATCAATTGCCGGGAATATAAATTTGCATAATAACGATACTGATTATGCTGTTTATGTTTATTACAGCCTGGTATCGTTAACTACAGTTGGTTATGGCGATATTTATCCTGATGGAATGGCCTCACGTATGCTTTCAGTTTTGCTTTCTGCAGTAGGGATATTATATCCTGCCGTGGTTATTGCCAGGTTGGTTACCAATAATATGGTGAGTAACAAAAAGGTTTAG
- a CDS encoding glycoside hydrolase family 27 protein — MNFDNSFISLNIINFMINTYLAVLHPTQFMQATLTKQGILLILLSIFNLFSNSSSAQENISKRKTPMMGWSSWNNFRVAIDENIIKAQADKMVSTKLKDAGYNFINIDDGFFAGRDAKGNLLTHPKRFPSGMKVLADYIHSKGLKAGIYSDAGINTCASIWDKDTIGVGSGMYGHDEQDLNLMLRTWGYDFIKIDWCGGEKLGLNDEMRYTQLSNRIKSISSNVLFNICRWQFPGKWAVEIADSWRISGDISNDFNSILHIIDKNADLWKFSSPGHINDMDMLQVGRGMSDDEDRSHFTMWSVMNSPLLLGNDLRTISNKTLALVSNKEIIALNQDKLGYQARRLKKNDKLEVWAKPLISTMSGEVAVVLFNRSDKKQEITFELDSIGIDADRLYKIRDLWKHQETGWMSLKSQQFVVPPHGVVALKVMGKSIPFNVFQKDI; from the coding sequence ATGAATTTTGATAACTCCTTTATCTCATTAAATATCATAAACTTTATGATTAATACTTACCTTGCTGTTTTACACCCAACTCAATTTATGCAGGCAACATTAACAAAACAAGGAATACTACTTATACTATTGAGCATTTTTAATTTATTCAGTAACTCATCTTCCGCCCAGGAAAATATTTCAAAGCGAAAAACTCCCATGATGGGATGGTCTAGTTGGAATAACTTCAGGGTTGCTATTGATGAAAATATCATTAAAGCCCAAGCAGACAAAATGGTTTCAACCAAGCTAAAAGATGCAGGCTACAATTTTATAAATATTGATGATGGCTTTTTCGCAGGCAGAGATGCTAAGGGTAACCTATTAACCCACCCTAAGCGCTTCCCTTCAGGAATGAAGGTACTAGCAGATTACATTCATAGCAAAGGTCTAAAGGCAGGCATCTATTCTGACGCAGGAATAAACACCTGTGCTTCAATCTGGGATAAAGACACCATAGGAGTAGGTTCAGGAATGTATGGGCATGATGAACAAGATTTAAATCTAATGCTCAGAACATGGGGATATGATTTTATAAAGATAGACTGGTGTGGAGGAGAAAAACTTGGTTTAAATGATGAAATGAGGTATACTCAATTATCTAATCGCATCAAATCAATAAGCAGTAATGTTTTGTTTAACATTTGCCGTTGGCAATTCCCTGGTAAATGGGCGGTAGAAATTGCTGATTCCTGGCGCATTTCTGGAGACATCAGCAATGATTTTAACTCCATTCTGCATATTATTGATAAAAATGCTGACCTATGGAAATTCAGTTCTCCCGGTCATATAAATGACATGGATATGTTGCAGGTAGGACGAGGTATGAGTGATGATGAAGATCGGTCCCATTTCACCATGTGGAGTGTAATGAACTCTCCCCTGCTTCTTGGAAATGACCTGAGAACCATATCCAACAAAACCTTAGCGTTAGTCAGCAATAAGGAAATTATCGCATTGAACCAGGATAAATTAGGTTACCAAGCACGCAGGTTAAAAAAAAATGATAAACTGGAGGTGTGGGCAAAGCCGCTTATATCGACAATGAGCGGAGAGGTAGCTGTGGTTTTATTTAACAGATCTGATAAGAAACAAGAAATCACATTTGAATTGGATAGTATAGGCATTGATGCAGATAGATTATATAAAATAAGAGATTTATGGAAGCACCAGGAAACAGGCTGGATGAGCTTAAAATCGCAACAATTTGTAGTACCGCCGCATGGTGTTGTCGCACTTAAGGTTATGGGCAAATCTATACCATTTAATGTCTTCCAAAAGGATATATAA